A DNA window from Rhipicephalus sanguineus isolate Rsan-2018 chromosome 8, BIME_Rsan_1.4, whole genome shotgun sequence contains the following coding sequences:
- the LOC119402210 gene encoding uncharacterized protein LOC119402210 — translation MCISSAACSRTFVSATTTKSESSQWLHVNTSSRTIRAILILANGTKSSGKMKHTATTTTCAQVIRLYATEDDARKATEKRTSIPQRPGSDSSYSCSSNEVDGSFEEETQRQAAVKQKMKDVSSHFKKQQRDLLFGDAEGGKKTEKELLKEEVNMLKAENSKLLDRIRMLEKALCSKIFKTEKKPRSVRGLQPQARTTSCAFAIAMCCHGAAATHHHHAAAAHRYRAATAYHHSDPGQP, via the exons ATGTGCATTTCTTCGGCGGCATGTTCGCGTACGTTCGTTTCCGCGACGACAACGAAAAGCGAATCGTCCCAGTGGCTGCATGTAAACACCTCAAGCCGAACGATACGAGCGATTTTAATCCTCGCAAATGGTACAAAGTCTTCTGGAAAGATGAAACACACTGCGACCACTACCACGTGCGCTCAAGTGATTAGGCTTTACG CTACCGAGGACGATGCAAGGAAGGCTACCGAAAAACGAACTTCCATTCCGCAAAGACCTGGCAGCGACTCCTCCTATAGCTGCAGTTCAAATGAAGTGGATGGATCGTTTGAAGAA GAAACGCAGCGTCAAGCTGCTGTTAAACAGAAAATGAAGGATGTGAGCAGCCATTTTAAGAAGCAGCAGCGAGACCTCCTGTTTGGTGATGCTGAGGGAGGaaaaaagaccgagaaagaacTTCTCAAAGAAGAAGTGAATATGCTGAAGGCCGAAAATTCAAAACTCTTGGACCGAATAAGAATGCTCGAAAAGGCCCTATGCAGCAAAATTTTCAAAACAG aaaaaaaaccTCGTTCTGTGCGAGGGCTGCAGCCGCAAGCCAGAACAACAAGTTGCGCCTTTGCCATCGCCATGTGCTGCCACGGTGCAGCTGCCACGCACCACcaccatgcagccgccgcgcaccGCTACCGTGCAGCCACTGCGTACCACCACAGCGATCCCGGGCAGCCCTGA